A single genomic interval of Notolabrus celidotus isolate fNotCel1 chromosome 13, fNotCel1.pri, whole genome shotgun sequence harbors:
- the LOC117824015 gene encoding uncharacterized protein LOC117824015 isoform X3, producing MKTVAAVIIGLIFAFSDFIETTAGSQLQEPVIQMECRDRYLWVHVTSTKTPRFEALDGNGVHSISEQVASLCGYTISSFKMDGSTTFRASYYSCFTQNQNDEVFTFRLNVMVNDAGGSRISRPVSVVCSGLIWTHREVACEEDYMEVNVNRDSSCGGLRGDSGPEWQAALAQAQRTASSAWQLMILKSDGQVSSMSISEAQRQGFSLSTSAQRIVLRSGYKQPHAELTMVDGIPVEVVRASLYSKQKLTVLMIDASMACTVNPGSFDGSQLLWDVPLLMSPLTGEGVGFESRNLSVGIEGVLLDKPTATTRGFSMLQQGNVVQIRVPFGTKGGYRKSLVVNNLYKETYVIYLLYEHVFSLLFEDGSSIDTKHRMLRVLDTPLLCRPPFSLDQTMNDDQAFRVYLGNIPADVILEEVQINGQQLMSQSAKRGLSINSVVNTNGSQGYELQLPFEDAAVHWTYLGQGEVQYSIGINFTLTIMPQRQSYYHHTSLTARVSNTFPPEITAQCSERGISFSVVRPPQTESFWEVGVNQEPLTSELADQRGYRLNSDTSRTALEVPVFSVGYTYEDINLSNFYGTFQLLLRDSKTLEVQTSTSKHCLFKTQDMIVCSRDGTMTVVTTPTSTWPTVLPERTTLLDPTCRPKQTDGSRVLFEFKLNSCGTRATVGESYVVYENEILHDRQMIADGPNLIFRESQFKLTVRCFYPLSAVNRLSVDRTFRSHTPGFGSVKVFKSLKDPDDQISSQDCSHQGSGPATHTPTNQVHQTPEAESVLPQRTVMPLPKPGPSNFITVPAGRNKLLYSLQNLKLLPPLEAPLRVPSGNVLVQTKDPPRYGTSPASSVQLSNLNTQSLSLGEERQENSRLTKDHQGSGLDQNVWPSSLAWFRPTQNRFVQNSLGLQNLNFAPGRQDLNKPNVAYLDVDLYRHTTGGQEVAKTEEVPGYQPQRPYDLSQATLFHPVLEPVAQYSPENTGSNDPPQSSRNKKYVPADAKTTTSKCTITDSKSRDKERSVLSSQSTSPINQSPGRPGSIDRRNTETVWSRVQNIRVKPQSKFVSSGLSVNQKPETQQANPRVSDNSQYATGLNTDRSDGNHWTQRLPDQRGSSVREGRVPDRTQTQEVVPNRPRHQQEVVHPVPNQTGHQQELVQNRPRHQQEVVHPVPNRPLHQQEVVPNQPQHQQEVVHPVPNQPQHQQEVVHPVPNQPRHQQEVVHPVPNQPQHQQEVVHPVPNQPRHQQEVVHPVPNQPRHQQEVVHPVPNQPRHQQEVVHPVPNQPRHRQEVVLPVPNQPGSKRTIIQPPGASHIRVRPVFGLQERSLTSLGPKQQNPSPQTDTRGGTHRNPIPASTPQDTPANIRDQPHNPNRQSERNPAAGTAGITVSSSGYNGSGSEPKIHTGSDCSRFSQYGTSVHQGIMRGKQIGR from the exons ATGAAAACTGTTGCTGCTGTCATCATAGG ACTCATCTTTGCTTTCAGTGATTTTATTGAGACAACAGCCGGAAGTCAACTGCAAG AGCCTGTTATTCAGATGGAGTGTCGGGATCGTTACCTGTGGGTCCACGTCACTTCAACGAAAACACCTCGCTTCGAAGCTCTCG ATGGAAATGGCGTCCACTCCATCAGTGAGCAGGTGGCCTCGCTCTGCGGTTACACCATCAGCAGTTTTAAGATGGACGGTTCCACCACCTTCAGGGCCTCATACTATTCCTGCTTCACCCAAAACCAG aatgACGAGGTGTTCACCTTCAGACTGAACGTGATGGTGAATGACGCTGGGGGCAGTAGGATCAGTAGACCCGTTTCTGTGGTCTGTTCTGGTTTGATCTGGACTCACAGAGAGGTCGCCTGTGAGGAGGACTACATGGAG GTTAATGTTAACAGAGACTCTTCATGTGGAGGACTCAGGGGGGACAGTGGACCGGAGTGGCAGGCGGCTCTCGCTCAG GCTCAGAGGACTGCAAGTTCTGCCTGGCAGCTGATGATCCTGAAGAGTGACGGGCAGGTGTCTTCCATGTCCATCAGTGAGGCTCAGAGGCAGGGGTTCAGCCTGTCCACCTCTGCCCAGAGGATAGTGCTTCGTTCTGGATACAAGCAGCCACACGCCGAGCTGACCATG GTGGACGGCATCCCTGTGGAGGTTGTGCGGGCCTCCCTCTACAGTAAGCAGAAGCTGACGGTGCTGATGATTGATGCGTCCATGGCCTGCACAGTGA ATCCGGGTTCCTTCGATGGCAGCCAACTGCTCTGGGATGTCCCACTGCTCATGTCCCCTCTTACAGGGGAGGGAGTTGGGTTTGAAAGTCGAAACCTCAGTGTGGGGATTGAGGGAGTGCTGCTGGACAAACCCACTGCAACCACAAGGGGATTCAGCATGTTGCAACAAGGAAATGTGGTCCAGATCAGGGTGCCTTTTGGGACCAAGGGGGGCTACAGAAAG AGTTTGGTGGTGAACAACCTGTACAAGGAGACTTATGTGATCTACCTGCTCTACGAACACgtcttctctctgctgtttgagGACGGCAGCAGCATCGACACTAAACACAGGATGCTCAGAGTGCTCGACACGCCGCTGCTCTGCCGACCGCCTTTCAGCCTGGATC AGACCATGAATGACGACCAGGCGTTCAGGGTCTACCTGGGGAACATTCCTGCTGATGTTATATTAGAGGAAGTCCAGATCAACGGACAGCAGCTAATGTCTCAGAGTGCCAAACGAGGACTCAGCATCAATTCTGTTGTGAACACCAACGGCAGCCAAGGCTACGAGCTCCAGCTGCCCTTCGAAGACGCCGCTGTCCACTGGACG TACCTGGGTCAAGGTGAAGTGCAGTACTCCATAGGTATAAACTTCACTCTGACCATCATGCCTCAGAGACAATCTTACTACCACCACACATCCCTGACGGCACGAGTTTCCAATACAT TCCCTCCAGAGATCACAGCGCAGTGTTCAGAGAGAGGAATCAGCTTCAGTGTGGTCAGACCACCGCAAACTGAGAGTTTCTGGGAGGTGGGCGTCAACCAGGAGCCTCTGACGTCAGAGCTGGCCGATCAAAGAGGGTACCGCCTCAACAGTGACACCTCCAGGACCGCCCTGGAAGTCCCTGTGTTCTCAGTTGGATACACTTATGAG gACATCAACCTGTCAAACTTTTACGGAACCTTTCAGCTTCTTCTCAGAGACTCCAAAACCCTGGAGGTCCAGACATCCACCTCCAAACACTGCCTCTTCAAAACACAGGACATGATCG TCTGTTCTAGAGACGGGACCATGACGGTGGTGACGACTCCGACCTCCACCTGGCCTACAGTGCTGCCTGAAAGAACCACTCTTCTAGACCCTACCTGTAGACCCAAACAGACGGATGGATCCAGAGTCCTGTTTGAGTTCAAGTTGAACTCCTGTGGAACCAGAGCCACG GTTGGGGAGTCATACGTGGTTTATGAAAATGAAATCCTCCATGACAGACAGATGATCGCTGACGGACCAAACCTCATCTTCAGAGAATCTCAGTTTAA GTTGACCGTGAGATGCTTCTATCCCCTCAGTGCAGTCAACAGACTGTCCGTGGACAGGACATTCAGATCCCACACTCCTGGATTTGGTTCAGTCAAAGTCTTCAAGAGTCTTAAAG ATCCAGATGAtcaaatctcctcacaggactGTTCGCATCAAGGTTCTGGACCTGCTACCCACACACCTACAAACCAGGTCCACCAAACTCCTGAAGCTGAAAGTGTCCTGCCTCAGAGGACTGTGATGCCTTTGCCCAAACCTGGACCCAGTAACTTCATCACAGTACCTGCAGGACGCAACAAGCTGCTCTACTCCCTCCAGAACCTGaaactcctccctcctcttgaaGCACCTCTGCGGGTTCCTTCTGGAAATGTTCTGGTCCAGACTAAAGATCCTCCCAGGTATGGAACGTCTCCAGCCAGCAGTGTCCAGCTGTCAAACCTTAATACACAAAGTCTCAGCTTaggagaagagagacaagaaaactCCAGACTAACTAAAGACCACCAGGGCTCAGGTTTGGATCAGAATGTGTGGCCCTCCAGCCTGGCATGGTTCCGGCCTACTCAAAACCGCTTTGTACAGAACAGTCTAGGCCTGCAGAATTTAAACTTTGCTCCTGGCAGGCAAGACCTGAACAAACCAAATGTGGCCTATCTGGATGTGGATCTTTACAGGCACACAACTGGTGGACAGGAAGTGGCAAAAACTGAAGAGGTGCCAGGTTACCAGCCCCAAAGACCGTACGATCTTTCTCAAGCTACTCTGTTCCATCCAGTCCTTGAGCCAGTTGCTCAGTACAGCCCAGAAAATACCGGCAGCAATGACCCCCCTCAGTCCAGCAGAAACAAGAAGTATGTCCCTGCTGATGCTAAAACCACTACATCCAAATGCACCATCACTGACTCCAAATCCAGAGATAAAGAGAGGTCTGTACTGTCGTCTCAGTCAACCAGTCCGATCAACCAAAGCCCAGGAAGACCAGGGTCCATCGATAGGAGGAACACTGAGACAGTTTGGTCAAGAGTGCAGAACATCAGAGTCAAACCTCAGAGCAAATTTGTCTCATCTGGACTTTCTGTCAACCAGAAACCAGAGACCCAACAAGCAAACCCTCGAGTATCTGATAACTCCCAGTATGCCACTGGTCTAAATACTGACAGGAGTGATGGGAACCACTGGACACAACGTCTTCCTGACCAGAGAGGTTCAAGCGTAAGAGAGGGACGTGTTCCCGATagaacacagacacaggaagTGGTCCCAAACCGACCAAGACACCAGCAGGAAGTGGTCCATCCAGTCCCAAATCAAACAGGACACCAGCAGGAACTGGTCCAAAACCGACCAAGACACCAGCAGGAAGTGGTCCATCCAGTCCCAAATCGACCACTACACCAGCAGGAAGTGGTCCCAAaccaaccacaacaccagcaggAAGTGGTCCATCCTGTCCCAAaccaaccacaacaccagcaggAAGTGGTCCATCCTGTCCCAAACCAACCACGACACCAGCAGGAAGTGGTCCATCCTGTCCCAAaccaaccacaacaccagcaggAAGTGGTCCATCCTGTCCCAAACCAACCACGACACCAGCAGGAAGTGGTCCATCCTGTCCCAAACCAACCACGACACCAGCAGGAAGTGGTCCATCCTGTCCCAAACCAACCACGACACCAGCAAGAAGTGGTCCATCCTGTCCCAAACCAACCACGACATCGGCAGGAAGTGGTACTTCCAGTCCCAAACCAACCAGGATCAAAGCGAACAATCATCCAACCTCCAG GAGCATCTCACATCAGAGTCAGACCTGTTTTTGGCCTTCAGGAAAGATCCCTAACCTCCCTTGGGCCCAAACAGCAGAACCCCAGCCCCCAGACCGACACCAGAGGAGGAACCCACAGGAACCCAATCCCTGCCTCAACACCTCAGGACACTCCAGCCAACATCAGAGATCAACCGCATAATCCCAACAGGCAGTCAGAGAGGAATCCTGCGGCGGGTACAGCTGGGATTACTGTTTCCTCCTCGGGTTATAACGGTTCAGGTTCAGAACCGAAGATCCATACCGGGTCGGACTGCAGCCGGTTCAGTCAGTATGGAACCAGTGTTCACCAAGGCATCATGAGAG GTAAACAGATCGGCCGATGA
- the LOC117824015 gene encoding uncharacterized protein LOC117824015 isoform X6 yields the protein MKTVAAVIIGLIFAFSDFIETTAGSQLQGSAEPVIQMECRDRYLWVHVTSTKTPRFEALDGNGVHSISEQVASLCGYTISSFKMDGSTTFRASYYSCFTQNQNDEVFTFRLNVMVNDAGGSRISRPVSVVCSGLIWTHREVACEEDYMEVNVNRDSSCGGLRGDSGPEWQAALAQAQRTASSAWQLMILKSDGQVSSMSISEAQRQGFSLSTSAQRIVLRSGYKQPHAELTMVDGIPVEVVRASLYSKQKLTVLMIDASMACTVNPGSFDGSQLLWDVPLLMSPLTGEGVGFESRNLSVGIEGVLLDKPTATTRGFSMLQQGNVVQIRVPFGTKGGYRKSLVVNNLYKETYVIYLLYEHVFSLLFEDGSSIDTKHRMLRVLDTPLLCRPPFSLDQTMNDDQAFRVYLGNIPADVILEEVQINGQQLMSQSAKRGLSINSVVNTNGSQGYELQLPFEDAAVHWTYLGQGEVQYSIGINFTLTIMPQRQSYYHHTSLTARVSNTFPPEITAQCSERGISFSVVRPPQTESFWEVGVNQEPLTSELADQRGYRLNSDTSRTALEVPVFSVGYTYEDINLSNFYGTFQLLLRDSKTLEVQTSTSKHCLFKTQDMIVCSRDGTMTVVTTPTSTWPTVLPERTTLLDPTCRPKQTDGSRVLFEFKLNSCGTRATVGESYVVYENEILHDRQMIADGPNLIFRESQFKLTVRCFYPLSAVNRLSVDRTFRSHTPGFGSVKVFKSLKDPDDQISSQDCSHQGSGPATHTPTNQVHQTPEAESVLPQRTVMPLPKPGPSNFITVPAGRNKLLYSLQNLKLLPPLEAPLRVPSGNVLVQTKDPPRYGTSPASSVQLSNLNTQSLSLGEERQENSRLTKDHQGSGLDQNVWPSSLAWFRPTQNRFVQNSLGLQNLNFAPGRQDLNKPNVAYLDVDLYRHTTGGQEVAKTEEVPGYQPQRPYDLSQATLFHPVLEPVAQYSPENTGSNDPPQSSRNKKYVPADAKTTTSKCTITDSKSRDKERSVLSSQSTSPINQSPGRPGSIDRRNTETVWSRVQNIRVKPQSKFVSSGLSVNQKPETQQANPRVSDNSQYATGLNTDRSDGNHWTQRLPDQRGSSVREGRVPDRTQTQEVVPNRPRHQQELVQNRPRHQQEVVHPVPNRPLHQQEVVPNQPQHQQEVVHPVPNQPQHQQEVVHPVPNQPRHQQEVVHPVPNQPQHQQEVVHPVPNQPRHQQEVVHPVPNQPRHQQEVVHPVPNQPRHQQEVVHPVPNQPRHRQEVVLPVPNQPGSKRTIIQPPGASHIRVRPVFGLQERSLTSLGPKQQNPSPQTDTRGGTHRNPIPASTPQDTPANIRDQPHNPNRQSERNPAAGTAGITVSSSGYNGSGSEPKIHTGSDCSRFSQYGTSVHQGIMRGKQIGR from the exons ATGAAAACTGTTGCTGCTGTCATCATAGG ACTCATCTTTGCTTTCAGTGATTTTATTGAGACAACAGCCGGAAGTCAACTGCAAG GTTCTGCAGAGCCTGTTATTCAGATGGAGTGTCGGGATCGTTACCTGTGGGTCCACGTCACTTCAACGAAAACACCTCGCTTCGAAGCTCTCG ATGGAAATGGCGTCCACTCCATCAGTGAGCAGGTGGCCTCGCTCTGCGGTTACACCATCAGCAGTTTTAAGATGGACGGTTCCACCACCTTCAGGGCCTCATACTATTCCTGCTTCACCCAAAACCAG aatgACGAGGTGTTCACCTTCAGACTGAACGTGATGGTGAATGACGCTGGGGGCAGTAGGATCAGTAGACCCGTTTCTGTGGTCTGTTCTGGTTTGATCTGGACTCACAGAGAGGTCGCCTGTGAGGAGGACTACATGGAG GTTAATGTTAACAGAGACTCTTCATGTGGAGGACTCAGGGGGGACAGTGGACCGGAGTGGCAGGCGGCTCTCGCTCAG GCTCAGAGGACTGCAAGTTCTGCCTGGCAGCTGATGATCCTGAAGAGTGACGGGCAGGTGTCTTCCATGTCCATCAGTGAGGCTCAGAGGCAGGGGTTCAGCCTGTCCACCTCTGCCCAGAGGATAGTGCTTCGTTCTGGATACAAGCAGCCACACGCCGAGCTGACCATG GTGGACGGCATCCCTGTGGAGGTTGTGCGGGCCTCCCTCTACAGTAAGCAGAAGCTGACGGTGCTGATGATTGATGCGTCCATGGCCTGCACAGTGA ATCCGGGTTCCTTCGATGGCAGCCAACTGCTCTGGGATGTCCCACTGCTCATGTCCCCTCTTACAGGGGAGGGAGTTGGGTTTGAAAGTCGAAACCTCAGTGTGGGGATTGAGGGAGTGCTGCTGGACAAACCCACTGCAACCACAAGGGGATTCAGCATGTTGCAACAAGGAAATGTGGTCCAGATCAGGGTGCCTTTTGGGACCAAGGGGGGCTACAGAAAG AGTTTGGTGGTGAACAACCTGTACAAGGAGACTTATGTGATCTACCTGCTCTACGAACACgtcttctctctgctgtttgagGACGGCAGCAGCATCGACACTAAACACAGGATGCTCAGAGTGCTCGACACGCCGCTGCTCTGCCGACCGCCTTTCAGCCTGGATC AGACCATGAATGACGACCAGGCGTTCAGGGTCTACCTGGGGAACATTCCTGCTGATGTTATATTAGAGGAAGTCCAGATCAACGGACAGCAGCTAATGTCTCAGAGTGCCAAACGAGGACTCAGCATCAATTCTGTTGTGAACACCAACGGCAGCCAAGGCTACGAGCTCCAGCTGCCCTTCGAAGACGCCGCTGTCCACTGGACG TACCTGGGTCAAGGTGAAGTGCAGTACTCCATAGGTATAAACTTCACTCTGACCATCATGCCTCAGAGACAATCTTACTACCACCACACATCCCTGACGGCACGAGTTTCCAATACAT TCCCTCCAGAGATCACAGCGCAGTGTTCAGAGAGAGGAATCAGCTTCAGTGTGGTCAGACCACCGCAAACTGAGAGTTTCTGGGAGGTGGGCGTCAACCAGGAGCCTCTGACGTCAGAGCTGGCCGATCAAAGAGGGTACCGCCTCAACAGTGACACCTCCAGGACCGCCCTGGAAGTCCCTGTGTTCTCAGTTGGATACACTTATGAG gACATCAACCTGTCAAACTTTTACGGAACCTTTCAGCTTCTTCTCAGAGACTCCAAAACCCTGGAGGTCCAGACATCCACCTCCAAACACTGCCTCTTCAAAACACAGGACATGATCG TCTGTTCTAGAGACGGGACCATGACGGTGGTGACGACTCCGACCTCCACCTGGCCTACAGTGCTGCCTGAAAGAACCACTCTTCTAGACCCTACCTGTAGACCCAAACAGACGGATGGATCCAGAGTCCTGTTTGAGTTCAAGTTGAACTCCTGTGGAACCAGAGCCACG GTTGGGGAGTCATACGTGGTTTATGAAAATGAAATCCTCCATGACAGACAGATGATCGCTGACGGACCAAACCTCATCTTCAGAGAATCTCAGTTTAA GTTGACCGTGAGATGCTTCTATCCCCTCAGTGCAGTCAACAGACTGTCCGTGGACAGGACATTCAGATCCCACACTCCTGGATTTGGTTCAGTCAAAGTCTTCAAGAGTCTTAAAG ATCCAGATGAtcaaatctcctcacaggactGTTCGCATCAAGGTTCTGGACCTGCTACCCACACACCTACAAACCAGGTCCACCAAACTCCTGAAGCTGAAAGTGTCCTGCCTCAGAGGACTGTGATGCCTTTGCCCAAACCTGGACCCAGTAACTTCATCACAGTACCTGCAGGACGCAACAAGCTGCTCTACTCCCTCCAGAACCTGaaactcctccctcctcttgaaGCACCTCTGCGGGTTCCTTCTGGAAATGTTCTGGTCCAGACTAAAGATCCTCCCAGGTATGGAACGTCTCCAGCCAGCAGTGTCCAGCTGTCAAACCTTAATACACAAAGTCTCAGCTTaggagaagagagacaagaaaactCCAGACTAACTAAAGACCACCAGGGCTCAGGTTTGGATCAGAATGTGTGGCCCTCCAGCCTGGCATGGTTCCGGCCTACTCAAAACCGCTTTGTACAGAACAGTCTAGGCCTGCAGAATTTAAACTTTGCTCCTGGCAGGCAAGACCTGAACAAACCAAATGTGGCCTATCTGGATGTGGATCTTTACAGGCACACAACTGGTGGACAGGAAGTGGCAAAAACTGAAGAGGTGCCAGGTTACCAGCCCCAAAGACCGTACGATCTTTCTCAAGCTACTCTGTTCCATCCAGTCCTTGAGCCAGTTGCTCAGTACAGCCCAGAAAATACCGGCAGCAATGACCCCCCTCAGTCCAGCAGAAACAAGAAGTATGTCCCTGCTGATGCTAAAACCACTACATCCAAATGCACCATCACTGACTCCAAATCCAGAGATAAAGAGAGGTCTGTACTGTCGTCTCAGTCAACCAGTCCGATCAACCAAAGCCCAGGAAGACCAGGGTCCATCGATAGGAGGAACACTGAGACAGTTTGGTCAAGAGTGCAGAACATCAGAGTCAAACCTCAGAGCAAATTTGTCTCATCTGGACTTTCTGTCAACCAGAAACCAGAGACCCAACAAGCAAACCCTCGAGTATCTGATAACTCCCAGTATGCCACTGGTCTAAATACTGACAGGAGTGATGGGAACCACTGGACACAACGTCTTCCTGACCAGAGAGGTTCAAGCGTAAGAGAGGGACGTGTTCCCGATagaacacagacacaggaagTGGTCCCAAACCGACCAA GACACCAGCAGGAACTGGTCCAAAACCGACCAAGACACCAGCAGGAAGTGGTCCATCCAGTCCCAAATCGACCACTACACCAGCAGGAAGTGGTCCCAAaccaaccacaacaccagcaggAAGTGGTCCATCCTGTCCCAAaccaaccacaacaccagcaggAAGTGGTCCATCCTGTCCCAAACCAACCACGACACCAGCAGGAAGTGGTCCATCCTGTCCCAAaccaaccacaacaccagcaggAAGTGGTCCATCCTGTCCCAAACCAACCACGACACCAGCAGGAAGTGGTCCATCCTGTCCCAAACCAACCACGACACCAGCAGGAAGTGGTCCATCCTGTCCCAAACCAACCACGACACCAGCAAGAAGTGGTCCATCCTGTCCCAAACCAACCACGACATCGGCAGGAAGTGGTACTTCCAGTCCCAAACCAACCAGGATCAAAGCGAACAATCATCCAACCTCCAG GAGCATCTCACATCAGAGTCAGACCTGTTTTTGGCCTTCAGGAAAGATCCCTAACCTCCCTTGGGCCCAAACAGCAGAACCCCAGCCCCCAGACCGACACCAGAGGAGGAACCCACAGGAACCCAATCCCTGCCTCAACACCTCAGGACACTCCAGCCAACATCAGAGATCAACCGCATAATCCCAACAGGCAGTCAGAGAGGAATCCTGCGGCGGGTACAGCTGGGATTACTGTTTCCTCCTCGGGTTATAACGGTTCAGGTTCAGAACCGAAGATCCATACCGGGTCGGACTGCAGCCGGTTCAGTCAGTATGGAACCAGTGTTCACCAAGGCATCATGAGAG GTAAACAGATCGGCCGATGA